A genomic segment from Limosilactobacillus sp. encodes:
- a CDS encoding energy-coupling factor transporter transmembrane component T family protein: MNPSLKLFLAVIIALEVTFTTHLYTNVVIIVLALIYLLVHHVNGRHLVMLLLITAIPALAIFATIAFFSPQRNVYFAWVLVTRIYVYVTAGSAVSLTTTPLLLVRSLEQDCHLPSKFAYGILAALNLLPKIRQEVKIIRIAGQMRGVTLHWWSPTLYFKAILAASQWADSLAQAMESHGFREGAPRTAAQAIAITRRDWLLFGGGLIFLQVIIVALP; the protein is encoded by the coding sequence ATGAATCCAAGCTTGAAACTCTTTCTCGCGGTGATCATCGCCCTCGAGGTGACCTTCACCACCCACCTCTACACCAACGTGGTCATCATTGTCCTGGCCCTGATCTACCTGCTCGTCCACCACGTCAATGGCCGCCACCTGGTCATGCTGCTCCTGATCACAGCCATCCCGGCCCTGGCAATTTTCGCAACGATTGCCTTCTTCAGCCCCCAGCGCAATGTTTACTTTGCCTGGGTCCTTGTCACCCGGATCTACGTCTACGTCACGGCCGGGTCGGCAGTCAGCCTGACGACAACGCCCCTCCTGCTCGTCCGGTCGCTGGAACAGGACTGCCACCTGCCGAGCAAATTTGCCTACGGGATCCTGGCCGCCCTTAACCTGCTGCCGAAAATCCGCCAAGAAGTCAAGATCATCCGGATCGCCGGACAGATGCGGGGTGTGACCTTGCACTGGTGGTCACCGACCCTCTACTTCAAGGCAATCCTGGCCGCCAGTCAGTGGGCCGACTCGCTCGCCCAGGCGATGGAGAGCCATGGCTTTCGCGAGGGGGCGCCCCGGACGGCTGCCCAGGCGATCGCCATCACCAGGCGCGACTGGTTGCTCTTCGGCGGTGGTTTGATCTTCCTGCAGGTAATTATCGTTGCCCTCCCTTAG
- a CDS encoding DUF4870 domain-containing protein produces MQNNTTNRIVNALSYLSILFLPVIFPLIVWIVARASDDPSIVKNARKAFWSQIFPLFYVIFAILVLSIASLSSTLAHSGAVFGILLTFALLIALLLFIYNIAMGVKMLLGRE; encoded by the coding sequence ATGCAAAACAATACCACCAACCGGATCGTGAATGCCCTGTCCTACCTCAGCATTCTCTTCCTGCCGGTCATCTTTCCGCTGATCGTCTGGATCGTGGCCCGGGCCAGCGACGACCCATCCATTGTCAAAAACGCCCGCAAAGCCTTTTGGTCACAGATCTTCCCGCTCTTCTACGTGATCTTCGCGATCCTGGTCCTGAGCATTGCCTCGCTCAGCAGTACCCTCGCCCATTCCGGGGCCGTCTTTGGCATCCTGCTGACCTTTGCCCTCCTGATCGCGCTCCTGCTCTTCATCTACAACATCGCCATGGGGGTCAAGATGCTGCTGGGACGGGAATAA